The proteins below come from a single Alnus glutinosa chromosome 9, dhAlnGlut1.1, whole genome shotgun sequence genomic window:
- the LOC133877035 gene encoding AT-hook motif nuclear-localized protein 28-like — protein MADYGSAISLSQGRDLSHTSEDDDSEHSARSVPNLSAAPPGPAGSSPTSKHKKTTAIIEFGSTPEVSKKPRGRPPGSKNKPKPPIIITKDSDSAMKPVVLEISAGSDVVETVMQFARRRHVGIIVLSGSGSVSNVTLRHPMSHAPSLALHGPFSLLSLSGSSPPPPPPPPAAVSFASSSSSSFGICLAGAQGQVFGGIVGGKVVAASLVVVVAATYTSPAFHRLPSEADEAVEEAKPNIGGNASESNCSTSSNAMCMPVYSVASPTPLNCQISPDVMPWGPTSRSPY, from the coding sequence ATGGCGGACTATGGCAGTGCGATCTCTCTCTCCCAGGGTCGAGACCTTTCCCACACCTCCGAAGACGACGACTCTGAGCACAGCGCCCGTAGCGTGCCCAATCTCTCTGCAGCACCACCTGGCCCAGCTGGCTCATCACCAACGTCCAAGCACAAGAAAACTACCGCCATCATCGAGTTTGGATCGACCCCTGAGGTTTCAAAGAAACCCAGAGGCCGACCACCCGGCTCCAAGAACAAGCCCAAGCCGCCTATCATCATCACCAAAGACAGCGACTCCGCCATGAAGCCAGTGGTCCTCGAGATCTCCGCCGGCTCCGATGTGGTCGAGACGGTCATGCAGTTTGCGCGCAGGCGACACGTGGGCATCATTGTTCTCAGCGGGTCAGGCTCCGTGTCCAACGTGACTCTCCGACACCCCATGTCGCACGCGCCGAGCCTTGCCCTGCATGGACCCTTTAGCCTCCTCTCTCTATCTGGAtcatctcctcctcctcctcctcctcctcctgctgctgtttcttttgcttcttcttcttcttcttcttttgggatATGTCTTGCAGGGGCACAAGGGCAAGTGTTTGGAGGGATTGTTGGGGGGAAGGTTGTGGCGGCGAGTCTAGTGGTGGTGGTAGCTGCCACGTATACCAGCCCGGCGTTTCATAGACTTCCCAGTGAAGCTGACGAAGCTGTCGAAGAGGCTAAGCCTAACATTGGTGGAAATGCAAGTGAGTCCAATTGCAGTACTAGCAGTAATGCCATGTGCATGCCTGTTTACAGCGTTGCTAGCCCTACCCCACTCAACTGCCAGATTTCTCCTGATGTCATGCCCTGGGGTCCCACCTCTCGCTCTCCTTACTGA